Proteins encoded in a region of the Salipiger sp. CCB-MM3 genome:
- the gcvH gene encoding glycine cleavage system protein GcvH has product MKFTEEHEWLRVEGDVVVVGITAHAAEQLGDVVFVELPDEGTTVSKDDEVVVIESVKAASDILAPLDGEIVEVNAPLADEPSKVNDDPEGEAWFFKMKIEDLSALDDFMDEAAYKNFIG; this is encoded by the coding sequence ATGAAATTTACCGAAGAGCACGAATGGCTCCGCGTCGAGGGCGATGTTGTCGTCGTCGGCATCACCGCGCATGCAGCCGAACAGCTGGGCGACGTGGTGTTCGTGGAACTGCCCGATGAAGGCACCACGGTGAGCAAGGATGACGAAGTGGTGGTGATCGAGTCGGTCAAGGCCGCCTCCGACATCCTCGCCCCGCTCGATGGCGAGATCGTCGAGGTGAACGCGCCGCTCGCCGATGAGCCGTCGAAGGTCAATGACGATCCCGAGGGCGAAGCCTGGTTCTTCAAGATGAAGATCGAGGACCTCTCTGCGCTCGACGACTTCATGGATGAAGCCGCCTACAAGAACTTCATCGGCTGA